From the genome of Prunus persica cultivar Lovell chromosome G8, Prunus_persica_NCBIv2, whole genome shotgun sequence:
ACATGCGCAAATGCTTGGATGTTTGAAGAACATTCACAAGTGTCACTTCATCTGCCTCAATTCCTTCCTTTCCCATAGAATAAAACAGTGTTAGGGCATCCAAATGCCTCTCATTAAAGACAAATCCCGTCAAAATGGAATTCCATGAGACTCTATTTCTTCGTGGCATCGCGTCAAAAACTTTAAAGGCAGAATCTGCATCCTGACACTTGGAATACATATCAATTAAAGAATTTCCAACAAACAGATCACAATCTAAACCTCTATAGATTACCAACCCATGGACCGATGTTCCCATGGTCAAGTCCTTCAAATAAGTGCATGCTTTAAGAATACTGACCATACATAAACCatctggctcaataccaagcTCATATACCATCTTTTGGAACATCAGCATCCCAATCTGAGCTTCGTCACAATGCACAAAACCACCAATCACCACACTCCAAGAGATGACATCTTTGTCAcgcatttcatcaaacaattTCTGCGCACTGTCCATGTCAGCTTCTTCTGCATACAGACTCAACAAAGAGTTTTGAACTGAAGATAAAGAACAAAACCCCCCTCGAATCACGTAACCATGTACTATCAGACCCTCAAACTTATATCGAAGGCGACGGCAAGCTTGAATTACAAGCACCAAAGTAGAAGTATTGGGTTGAAACCCATCAGCACAAACCCTAGCCTTGTTAAACCACCACAACCCTTGTACTAAATCACCCCCATCAAGGTGCCCATAAGCCAATATATTCCAAGAAACTCCATCTCTGCTCCTCATACAATTAAAAACACCCAATGCAGAATCTAGGTCCCCTGTTTTGATGTAAAAGTCCATGGTGGAATTACCAATGGAAGTGTAGGATTCAAATCCATTCTTGATCAAACATCCATGTACTGACTTTCCATAGGTATGAGAGAGAAGATTTGAACATGCTTTGAGAATAGGAGGGAAGGCTGAAGGGTCTGCTAGTTGAAGTCCAGCTTTCTTGATTTCATGGTAGTGGCAGAGCAGTTCTTGCCATTTTCCATTAGATGATAACTCTTTGAGCCTCGAATTGCAATTAGAAACACCCAAGTGAATGCTTCGGAAACGCATTTCCAATATGCCGCACATATGCATACGCTATTATCATGGACTCttatttgtaaattgtaataaagTTTGATATTTGTAGAGTTCGAGTAtagtattaataaataaatacacgtTTTATAACATAAATGAATTAATAACATCAGTGGCAGTCGCAGGGAAGAATTTCTCCTTACTTGACAAATGTTTTTGAGCAAAATACACACACTCCTCTGAGTAAAAAATTCAGTCCAATTCTTTTTCTCATAAAGGTTTTCGGCAATTTTTCCGAATTGTAACTTGGGAGAAGTTTTTAGCAGAAACGTCCTGTTCTCTTTCTGGACGCATAACATCGTCTGTGATAGAAATaaagaattttgaatttccatttcttctttggacaacaaattttacaagaGCATGTGTGTTTGAAGGGGAAGGGGGGAGGGGGTGTTTAGTTTTCTTCTATTCACTGATGCTACAAAGTCGAAGATAAGGGTTATCAAACATTACATATTTTGACCAGTATGCCTTGTACTTTGAAATGGCCAAATCTAGCCATGGCTTGTAGTTTCCATTGTAATGGATAACAGCTGCATTCTCTATTGCCGTTTGATTGAGGGCTGGGTCGTAGCCAAGTCCCAACGCATGCCAGCCCCGATCCAGCGGATGGGTCAGGTTATAAAAGGTTATGAGTCCTGGTGGCAATGTACCAAGCTTCCAAAGAGTTCTATCCTCATTCTGCAAAACAGTTATTCCATCATCATTCGCCATAAAATTTGAACACACCTAGCTTACATAATAAATAGGCataaagtttttaattttaaaaaataaaaataaaaaattaagcaaCCAACAAGAATATGTAATATGAGTTGAGAATAAAAAAATGGGGATCAAGGGAAGAAATGAATGTAATGAAACTTTACCATGTCTTGCCAACGATGATATATTCCAGTGATGTTTCGCTTCCTCCACTCCTTCAAGTCAAAGATATTCATGCCGAATGCCCAGCCACAAGCATTTGGATCGAAATTTGCATAGATTATTGGATTTGAGAAGTTGAGATATTTATCATACCGATGGAAGCTCTCTTTACAGGTCTCCACTGCACCATTTACCATCCCTTGAAGATCAACAGACCAAAGAGGTGTCAAATCCTTCTGAACTACAATATCATCATCCAAAAATAGGATCTTGTCCAACTTTGGGTAAACATCAGGAAGGTAGAATCTGAGATGATTCAGCAGGGACAAGTATTTTGGATTCCGATATTTGAGATGATCAGAACCCAGTGAGAGGGATGAAGGATGATTTGCCTTGAAATAATATTCTTGAAGTCTGGCGGATTCAAGTTGACGGAGAACAGAACACGAAGAAGAATTCAGCCACTTGAAATCGTCAATGTTTTCAACCTGGATTGTTGCTCCTACAGGAGGGTTGACAAGAAACCACATTCTCATAGCAGCATAATTTAGTTTATCGGTGACTACATGGAAAACATGCTTGTTGGGTTCCTTCGCATGCAGCACAGTAGAATTAACAACCACTGATGTCGCTAGAACATTATCGGAAAAGATAGCATAGTGATAGAGAGAAGGATCCTGaagcttttctttgtttacatCCTCTCTACTATGATAACCCAGCAAGAAATAGTCGGATGCAAGTTGTAGAGGAAGGCAATGTAACGGTTTAGGGACTGTTTTTGCGGCAAGCTGAGTCAAGAATGCACTCTTTTTCTTCAGATCACTTACATTCTCTTCAGTTGACTGAAGCATGGCTCTTAGCTTCCTTTCCACAGTGAGGCAGTCATATAATTTGTCCTTTGCTATAGAGAGAACGCGACCCATTGCTTTTGCTCGGTTAAGTGCACtggtaaaaggaaaaataataaaaataaaaaaacgaaaaataaaaaaaataaaaaaactaagcATGAAAAATCAAGACCGAGCCTGGTAAGCTTGCAACCAGATAAAGAATAGCAAAAACCTCGAATGAAGCTCAACATCAGAACTCGCTTCTCCGATAGCATGCTGACTAAGTTTTGAGTGTTTCATGAGAGAATTATAAAGATTGCTTTCATTCTTAGACTTGGCAATGTTTGCGTAAGCTTTGGCCATTATAATCTGATCCAGCATAAGTTTCAAGGTTGAATCAGAATTTGGGCTTTCATAATCACTTCTCCATATGCTGTACTTTCCCTTGACAATGGGGTCAAAGCCTTTTGATCGTTCaattgctgctgctgccatCTGGTTATTAgcttctttatcttttcctATCAACTCTGCAGTCCGAAGATTCCTCCTTTCTTGCCGCATTTCCTAACAGGCCAGGAAAACCATCAAAACCCCAACCCAACAGAACAAAACGATTATAGTGAAGTAAAATAAGAAGCATTTGACAATTCACCCGCCGCTTGAGCTTCACTGGGCTCATTGATGATAGACGAGAATATGGAAGTTCACCTACTCCAGCTTGATGATCATCTGGAGGATGCTCAGTCTTCTCTTCAAAGGTCATTCCAGATTGAAATGGATCCTCAACCATCTGGAAATTAGCACTAACTAGTAAATTTCCTGTCAATGTTTCTATCTacaaaatacaactccaatCCAGTTGAGCtaaaacaaatagaaatatTAAAGGTTGTGAAAAATCTATCTACATGGCATTCATTGCCTCCAATATGAAAGGAAACTGAATATCCAATACCTGAAAACTCTTTGGATGGTCATGCCTTCCATCAACAGGATTTTCCAAGACCCAGGAAGCAGACAGATCCCCCATTTTAACCCTACTACTCCGCACAGCTCCAAGATTGTTGCTGTATGTCGCAATTATGTCAATATTCTGTGTAGAATACGATAAACATAAGCACCAATGTTATCTACtctgaacaaaaagaaaagtaccCGTTACCAATTACCTTTTCATCTGGAAGAGTGCTGGCTCCAATGACAGAAGATACACCTTCTTCCTGTTCAGTCAGCATTTGACCATATAGTAAAGATTTTGCAACATGATATGCTGTTTACATAACAGCCATTTCaattaaaagataaagatGAACATATGAAGGAGGGGTTTGCGGGTGTCTGTCAAAGATACATATCCCTTCAGCAATTAATCAACTCTA
Proteins encoded in this window:
- the LOC18767939 gene encoding probable galacturonosyltransferase 3 isoform X3 codes for the protein MLQQVEEISVNINRCVIASNAKTARKKVYLLSLEPALFQMKSNNLGAVRSSRVKMGDLSASWVLENPVDGRHDHPKSFQMVEDPFQSGMTFEEKTEHPPDDHQAGVGELPYSRLSSMSPVKLKRREMRQERRNLRTAELIGKDKEANNQMAAAAIERSKGFDPIVKGKYSIWRSDYESPNSDSTLKLMLDQIIMAKAYANIAKSKNESNLYNSLMKHSKLSQHAIGEASSDVELHSSALNRAKAMGRVLSIAKDKLYDCLTVERKLRAMLQSTEENVSDLKKKSAFLTQLAAKTVPKPLHCLPLQLASDYFLLGYHSREDVNKEKLQDPSLYHYAIFSDNVLATSVVVNSTVLHAKEPNKHVFHVVTDKLNYAAMRMWFLVNPPVGATIQVENIDDFKWLNSSSCSVLRQLESARLQEYYFKANHPSSLSLGSDHLKYRNPKYLSLLNHLRFYLPDVYPKLDKILFLDDDIVVQKDLTPLWSVDLQGMVNGAVETCKESFHRYDKYLNFSNPIIYANFDPNACGWAFGMNIFDLKEWRKRNITGIYHRWQDMNEDRTLWKLGTLPPGLITFYNLTHPLDRGWHALGLGYDPALNQTAIENAAVIHYNGNYKPWLDLAISKYKAYWSKYVMFDNPYLRLCSISE
- the LOC18767939 gene encoding probable galacturonosyltransferase 3 isoform X1, with translation MEVRLLVLCISLVALHSVLAGADISDASASRRDISKYQPLCDCEQCQDSKEEGVSSVIGASTLPDEKNIDIIATYSNNLGAVRSSRVKMGDLSASWVLENPVDGRHDHPKSFQMVEDPFQSGMTFEEKTEHPPDDHQAGVGELPYSRLSSMSPVKLKRREMRQERRNLRTAELIGKDKEANNQMAAAAIERSKGFDPIVKGKYSIWRSDYESPNSDSTLKLMLDQIIMAKAYANIAKSKNESNLYNSLMKHSKLSQHAIGEASSDVELHSSALNRAKAMGRVLSIAKDKLYDCLTVERKLRAMLQSTEENVSDLKKKSAFLTQLAAKTVPKPLHCLPLQLASDYFLLGYHSREDVNKEKLQDPSLYHYAIFSDNVLATSVVVNSTVLHAKEPNKHVFHVVTDKLNYAAMRMWFLVNPPVGATIQVENIDDFKWLNSSSCSVLRQLESARLQEYYFKANHPSSLSLGSDHLKYRNPKYLSLLNHLRFYLPDVYPKLDKILFLDDDIVVQKDLTPLWSVDLQGMVNGAVETCKESFHRYDKYLNFSNPIIYANFDPNACGWAFGMNIFDLKEWRKRNITGIYHRWQDMNEDRTLWKLGTLPPGLITFYNLTHPLDRGWHALGLGYDPALNQTAIENAAVIHYNGNYKPWLDLAISKYKAYWSKYVMFDNPYLRLCSISE
- the LOC18767939 gene encoding probable galacturonosyltransferase 3 isoform X4, which encodes MKSNNLGAVRSSRVKMGDLSASWVLENPVDGRHDHPKSFQMVEDPFQSGMTFEEKTEHPPDDHQAGVGELPYSRLSSMSPVKLKRREMRQERRNLRTAELIGKDKEANNQMAAAAIERSKGFDPIVKGKYSIWRSDYESPNSDSTLKLMLDQIIMAKAYANIAKSKNESNLYNSLMKHSKLSQHAIGEASSDVELHSSALNRAKAMGRVLSIAKDKLYDCLTVERKLRAMLQSTEENVSDLKKKSAFLTQLAAKTVPKPLHCLPLQLASDYFLLGYHSREDVNKEKLQDPSLYHYAIFSDNVLATSVVVNSTVLHAKEPNKHVFHVVTDKLNYAAMRMWFLVNPPVGATIQVENIDDFKWLNSSSCSVLRQLESARLQEYYFKANHPSSLSLGSDHLKYRNPKYLSLLNHLRFYLPDVYPKLDKILFLDDDIVVQKDLTPLWSVDLQGMVNGAVETCKESFHRYDKYLNFSNPIIYANFDPNACGWAFGMNIFDLKEWRKRNITGIYHRWQDMNEDRTLWKLGTLPPGLITFYNLTHPLDRGWHALGLGYDPALNQTAIENAAVIHYNGNYKPWLDLAISKYKAYWSKYVMFDNPYLRLCSISE
- the LOC18767939 gene encoding probable galacturonosyltransferase 3 isoform X2 yields the protein MRLMYQYIQVALHSVLAGADISDASASRRDISKYQPLCDCEQCQDSKEEGVSSVIGASTLPDEKNIDIIATYSNNLGAVRSSRVKMGDLSASWVLENPVDGRHDHPKSFQMVEDPFQSGMTFEEKTEHPPDDHQAGVGELPYSRLSSMSPVKLKRREMRQERRNLRTAELIGKDKEANNQMAAAAIERSKGFDPIVKGKYSIWRSDYESPNSDSTLKLMLDQIIMAKAYANIAKSKNESNLYNSLMKHSKLSQHAIGEASSDVELHSSALNRAKAMGRVLSIAKDKLYDCLTVERKLRAMLQSTEENVSDLKKKSAFLTQLAAKTVPKPLHCLPLQLASDYFLLGYHSREDVNKEKLQDPSLYHYAIFSDNVLATSVVVNSTVLHAKEPNKHVFHVVTDKLNYAAMRMWFLVNPPVGATIQVENIDDFKWLNSSSCSVLRQLESARLQEYYFKANHPSSLSLGSDHLKYRNPKYLSLLNHLRFYLPDVYPKLDKILFLDDDIVVQKDLTPLWSVDLQGMVNGAVETCKESFHRYDKYLNFSNPIIYANFDPNACGWAFGMNIFDLKEWRKRNITGIYHRWQDMNEDRTLWKLGTLPPGLITFYNLTHPLDRGWHALGLGYDPALNQTAIENAAVIHYNGNYKPWLDLAISKYKAYWSKYVMFDNPYLRLCSISE